The Halobacillus amylolyticus nucleotide sequence CCACCCTGGGATAATCGTTATAATTTTCTTAACAGATGAAATTCAATACATTCCATCTGAAAACCACATGGTTACAGTTAATAGATGAAGATAAAGGAGTGTGATGATCTTGGAAGCCATTAGTAAGAACTTTTTCTTATACCTTTCCAATAACAAGTTATTAGATCGCTTAGCTAAGCGTTTTGGAACAAGTTTTGGGGCTGACAAGATTGTAGGGGGAGAAACATTTTCTCAAGCAATTCCGTTGATTAAGCAGCTGAACCATGATGGGTTGCAAGTTACTGTTGACCACCTTGGGGAATTCGTTGAATCAGAGGCAGAATCAAGAAAGCGCTGTCAAGAAGGGATTGAGACGATCCAGGCGATTGCTCATCATCAATTGAATTCCGAGATGTCTTTAAAATTGACTTCACTTGGCCTTGATATTAGCAAGGAATTGGTCATGGAAAACATGGAACGAATACTTGAGGAAGCTGAAAAATATGATATTACGGTGACCATTGATATGGAGGATTCTTCTAGATGTGAGCCGACCCTTGAGATTTACAAAGCATTAAAAGAAAAACATGCAAATTTGGGAACGGTGATACAATCCTATCTTTATCGTTCCAATGATTACGTAGATGAGCTGCAGGCTTACGATCCTTATTTAAGACTTGTAAAAGGAGCCTATAAGGAATCGGGCAAGGTGGCTTTTGTTGATAAGCAAGAGGTTGATGCAAACTTGAAACGTCTCATCGAGAAGAATCTGTTGAACGGTCATTATACGGCCGTAGGGAGTCATGATGATGCTATTATTGATTTCACTAAAAAATTGGTGAAAGAGCATGGAATTTCAAAGGATCAATTTGAGTTTCAAATGTTATATGGCATGAGAAATCAGACGCAATCTGATCTGGTGAAAGAAGGGTACACTGTAAGGGTTTACCTTCCTTATGGTGAAGATTGGTACGGGTACTTTATGAGGCGTTTAGCTGAAAGACCTGCGAACATCGCCTTTGCTGTCAAAGGAATGTTCAAGAAATAATTTTTCAAAAATGGAGAGGGGAATTTCATTATGGTAACTGCTTACAAACATGAACCATTTACAGATTTTACAGTTGAGGAAAATAAAAAAGCTTTTGAAGAAGCGTTGAAGCAAGTGAAAGAGGAATTAGGTCAAAAGCACGATTTACTTGTGAACGGGGAACGGATCCGTACTGATGAACAAATCGTTTCCACGAACCCTGCTAATACAAAACAGGTGGTTGGTTCTGTATCAAAAGCGAATAAGGACATTGCTGAAAAAGCTGTTCAATCGGCTGCAGAAGCCTTCAAAAGCTGGAAAAAGTGGGATCCGAGAGCACGTGCAGAGCTGCTTTTCCGTGCCGCTAGTATTATTAGAAGACGTAAGCATGAATTTTCCGCTTATTTAGTATATGAAGTAGGTAAACCATGGAAAGAAGCGGATGCTGATACAGCGGAAGCGATTGACTTCCTAGAATATTACGGACGTCAAATGATCGAATTGAAAGACGGTAAGCCTGTTGAAAGTCGTCCAGGCGAACAAAACCGCTACATTTATACGTCTACAGGGGTAGCTGTCGTTATTCCACCTTGGAACTTGGCTTTTGCGATTATGGCAGGAACAGCCGTTGCACCGCTTGTAACAGGAAGCACTGTAGTCATGAAGCCTGCTAGTAACAGTCCTGTTATCGCAGCTAAATTCGTTGAGGTACTTGAAGAAGCTGGTCTACCTAAAGGCGTCTTGAACTTTGTACCAGGAAGCGGTGGAGAAGTCGGTGACTATCTTGTTGATCATCCAAAAACAGCACTGATTTCCTTCACAGGCTCACGCGACGTCGGAACTCGTATCATTAAACGTGCCGCTGAAATTCAAGAAGGCCAGAATCATCTGAAACAAGTAATCGCTGAAATGGGCGGTAAGGATACCGTCGTTGTCGATAGCAATGCCAATCTAGAAACGGCTGCTGAAGCGATTGTCGTGTCGGCCTTCGGTTTCTCAGGGCAGAAATGTTCCTCAGGATCTCGCGCCGTCGTCCATGAAGATGTATATGATGAATTGCTCGACATGGTTGCGAAACGCACGAAAGAACTGACAGTTGGCGACGCTTCCCAGGGTAACGTTTATATGGGACCTGTTGTTGACCAAAGTGCTTTTGACAAAGTCATGAGCTATATCGAAATCGGTAAAGAAGAAGGACGTTTAGTAACAGGTGGTAAAGGCGATGATTCTAAAGGATATTTCATCGAACCGACGATCTTTGCTGACCTTGCTCCAGATTCCCGCATGCAGCAAGAGGAAATTTTTGGCCCAGTCGTCTGCTTTACTAAAGCAAAAGATTTTGACGAAGCGATTGAGATTGCCAACAACACAGAGTATGGCTTAACAGGAGCCGTCATTTCCGATAACCGTGAACACCTTGAACAGGCGAAATACGATTTCCATGTCGGTAACCTGTACTTCAACCGTAACTGCACCGGTGCCATTGTCGGCTATCAACCGTTTGGCGGGTTCAAAATGTCCGGTACTGATTCAAAAGCCGGTGGTCCAGATTACTTGGCGCTTCATATGCAAGCGAAGACGATCTCAGAAATGTATTAAAAGGCTATTTTAATCAAAGCTCTCCCGATATGGGGGAGCTTTTTTAACGTGAAAGTAGTGAGAACCGGTAAAAGAGTTGTGAGCGCTGATAAAAGAGTTGTGAACGCTGATAAAAGAGATGTGAGCGCCGATAAAAGAGTTGTGAACGCTGATAAAAGAGTTGTGAGCGCCGATAAAAGAGTTGTGAACGCTGATAAAAGAGATGTGAGCGCCGATAAAAGAGTTGTGAACGCTGATAAAAGAGTTGTGAGCGCCGATAAAAGAGTTGTGAACGCCGATAAAAGAGTTGTGAGCGCCGATAAAAGAGATGTGAGCGCTGATAAAAGAGATGTGAGCGCTGATAAAAGAGATGTGAGCGCTGATAAAAAGAGAAAGTGCCGTAAATGAGCTAGTTAGTATATAGTAGAGGCACAAATGTTTTCCTTTCTCTTTCCACTATTACTCGCTATAATAGTGTGTAATTAGGTGGCCCATGTAGTAACAATAGCCTACTTGGAAAGGTAAGGATTCATATGGAAGCAAAACAATTGATCCTCCAAGTAGAGGACATTCATAAAGCAACTGAATTGATTAGTTCGAAATTGCGTAAGCCTGTCATTATAGAAAATAAAAATTTTGAATTGATTTCTTATAGTTCCTCCATTGACGAATTTGATCAAACCCAGCAGAAGACCATTCTTTCAAAAAAATGTCCGATTTTTATTATCGATCGGCTGAAGAAGGAAGGAATCGTGCAAAGGCTTGAAAGTCACCCCGATCCGATACGAGTTCATCCTATCGAAGAATTAGGGTTTCATCAGCGTGTCGTGGTGGCTGCCAAGCATCTCGGCCATACAATGGGATATATTTGGGTTCAGGAATCTGACCACCTCCTAAAAGATGAGGAGCTTAGCTTCCTTGAGGAAATTACCCCGCATCTTGGCAAGCTGATCTATGATGTTTATGAAAGGATCAATGCTAAAGAAGGGAAAAGAGAAGAGTTGTTATGGAAGCTTCTTCATCATGAGTACGGAAGTGAAAGTCAAGTCCGTCATGACGCATCCCTAGCCAAACTCACCTTACCTGAGCGTTTTTCCGTTGTCGTTTTTTCCCTGGCAACACCTCAGCATAAATACATGCTCGATTACCTTGAAAAGACAATTTACCAATCATCCAGTAAAAAACAAATTCACTATTTAAAAACAGAATTCCAAATGATTTTAGTCCTTTACGGTGAGACAGGTGAAGAGTTCTCTTCGCGCAATTTAGCCAGGGAAATAATTGAAGAGGTAAAAAATGAAGCAGGAGAAGACCCATTTTACAACTTTTTAATCGGGGTAGGGAAAGAATACACGACTTTAGATTATTTGAGAAAGAGTTTTCTCGAAGCACTTGAAGTGATTGAAATAGCAAACTTTATAACCCCTCGACCTGAATCCATGCCTCGAGAGTTCACCAAGCTGGGGATTTACCGTTACTTAGCAACACTCTATGAAAAAAACAGTTCAGAAGACTATTACAGTGATGATTTATTAACACTCATCCAGAATGATACAGAGAAGCAGACCGATTTACTCCGTACCCTTGAAGTCTATTTGGCCAATAATGGCAAAGGGAAGCAGACAGCCAATCAATTATTCATCCACCCCAACACGTTAAATTATCGAATTAAAAAAATACAAGAACTCACGACGATTGATTTCAATGATTTCAATATGAAAACCTACCTATATACTGAATTGTTGCTGCTTAATAATGTGGAGGCTTATTATCAACGTTATAGGGATGCTTTGTAACTGGGCCCCAACCAGTTGAATTTTAAAAGGTAAAGGTTTAATTAATTGACATAGTGGGAAAAAAGACTCCATCACCGGTCTAGTATTAGGACTGATGATGGGGCTTTTTTGAATTGTTTTTTTGGTCAAAGGTTTAAAACAGTAGTTAGGTTAGACCGAAAGTGCTGATTACATAGCTTCTAAACTAGTATGTTAGGGCGCACATATACCTTTAATAGACCATTAGTATCAAAAACTTAAGGAGAGGGAGATTCCGTGAAAAAGATAGGGATAACAATTTTTGGCCTGGCAATGATAGTCCGTGCCATTTTAATTTTTCTAGAGATGAACGAAGACCAGCGAGTGGGTGGAGGAACACGTACAGTATCAGCGGACACGGAGCTGATTAATGAACAAGATTCAATAGAAAATGTAATCAATACTACATATAGCCAGAGAAACTACAATTTTAATGATCCATTGGTCATCCCTGATCCTTATGGGATTGCGCCTTTAACTGCACTGGTCAAGTTTGAGACAGAGGAACCGTTAGAAATAACTGTAACAGTTAATGGAAAAGAGGATGCTGCAGATATTAGCGAGACATTTTCAGGGTATGAGAAAAGTCATGAAATCCCTGTTTTAGGTTTATATCCTGATTATGAAAATACCGTTATGATTGAGGGGAAAAGAGAAGATGGGACTGTTATAACAAAGGGACTCACCATTAACACAGATCCGCTCCCAGAAGATTTCTTGACAACAGAACTCATCGAAGCGGATAGGGAGAAAATGGAGAACGGGCTTACGTTTATTATTCCAAGTAGTATGTACGCCTATGCTGTTGATAGCAATGCCGATGTACGTTGGTATTCAACCCTGCCAAACAGCCACGTATTTAAGAGAATGGAGAATAGCAATCTCATTTTTTTAACAGAGAAAACAGATAAATATAATCAGCTGGTCGAAATGAACATGTTAGGTCAAGTTTCTAATGCTTATGTAGTGGAACACAGCAATTATGAGGGATGGGGGGTCATTCACCATGATGTAATAGAGTTGCCAGGTGGAAACTTGTTGGCCACGACCCATGACACTTCCCAGTATATTGAAGATGAAATGATTGAAATTGACCGCCAATCTGGGGATTTGGTAGATCAGCTTAACATGAGAAACATTCTTCCAGAAGACTTTTATCAAGAGTATGATGGGCCTTCAGAAGAGGATGGCGATTGGTTTCACCAGAATGCGATCTGGTACGATGAGTTGGAAGGGGACATTCTCGTATCGAGCCGCCACCAAAGCACAGTCCTCGAGATGAGTTACCCTGAGGGAGAGATTGACTGGATATTAGCTGCCCATGAAGGGTGGCCGGAAGATTATCAACAATATTTACTAGAACCAGTGGGACAAAATTTTAAATTTCCTGGTGGCCCACATGCCGTGATGACACTACCTGATCAGGATAATAATGAAGCAACAAAAGATATTTTATTGTTTGATAACAATATAGCCATTACAAGAGGGGACGAAAGTGTGAGTGAAGAATACAGCCGTGGGGTCCAATATCGCATTAATACTCAGGAAATGACGGTCAAAGAAATTTGGGCTTACGGTGAACAAAGGGGCAAATCATTCTATTCAAGCATTGTAAGCGATGCCAACTTCCTAAGCGAAACAGGGAATCGCTTAATCACGTCGGGGTACACTAATGGGAAAGACGGTAATATGCGGAGTATTATTGTCGAGGTAACCGATGAGAAACCGGCTCAAGTCGTCTATGAATTGAAAGTGACCGGGTTTGAGAAAGGAAGTCACCGGCAGATATATCGTTCGGAACGGATGCCGCTTTATCCGGAGGGCTGGAACTTTAGGTTAGGACAGAAAGACTAAACTGTCTTAGGTCTGCACGTAATAAATTTAATTAAACGTTTGACCAATTCGGGACACTATAACACTATTCGCTATAACTTGAGAAGATGTACGGAATGACCCATTAGATGTGGTTCTCGCTCTTTCACCTAAATCCAAATCCTTGTGCATAGATTAGTAGTACAAGGCAACGAGTTGGGAGCGATTTTGTGGGTAAGAAGAATAAATCTAAAATGTTCGTGGCATTAGCATTTTTAGTTGTGATTATTATTCTGATAGGTGTATTTTTAATAAGTCAGTCCCCTAGTCAGCAAGCCGAAGAGGTCGTGCAATCTTTCTATGAGTATGAGCAAGAAGCTCAGTTCGCAGAGTCTTGGGATCTGTTTCACCCATTAATGAAAGAAAAATTTACTAAAGGGCACTACATTCAGGATCGTGCTCATGTATTTATGAATCACTTTGGTGTTACCACATTTTCCTACTCATTAGGCAACATGGAAAAAGTTGAGGGCTGGTCAATGACAAAGGATGCTGACCCTATCGAAATTGTTTATGCCACGACGGTCATTCAAAATTTTAAAGGTAAGTATGGTACATTCGATTTGAATCAGGAGGTATTTGTGACTGAGGAAGAAGGAGAATGGCTGATTTTATGGGATTATAACAAATGAATGGATTCTGCTGGGGAGACTCTGAATGGCATATTAGTCATTCAGAGTTTTTTCGTGGGACAGTCAGTGGGGGATTTAAGAAGTATAATATACCTATTGAATGTAATAGTGATTCAAAACAAGCAACGTAAAACGGGAAAAAAATAAGTACGATTATGGACTTGTATTTCAGTTATTCGTCATAATAAGACATACTTATGGGTTGTATTTTCTGAAATTTTAAAATAGTATAGAAGCATAACATACTAACCAGTAGGTATGTAAAGATGAGTCAAATCATTTCAGCCCGAAAAAGCTGACCACATTTGTATGAAAAAATACTAAAAAGAATGGGGATAGTTTCATG carries:
- a CDS encoding proline dehydrogenase — protein: MEAISKNFFLYLSNNKLLDRLAKRFGTSFGADKIVGGETFSQAIPLIKQLNHDGLQVTVDHLGEFVESEAESRKRCQEGIETIQAIAHHQLNSEMSLKLTSLGLDISKELVMENMERILEEAEKYDITVTIDMEDSSRCEPTLEIYKALKEKHANLGTVIQSYLYRSNDYVDELQAYDPYLRLVKGAYKESGKVAFVDKQEVDANLKRLIEKNLLNGHYTAVGSHDDAIIDFTKKLVKEHGISKDQFEFQMLYGMRNQTQSDLVKEGYTVRVYLPYGEDWYGYFMRRLAERPANIAFAVKGMFKK
- the pruA gene encoding L-glutamate gamma-semialdehyde dehydrogenase → MVTAYKHEPFTDFTVEENKKAFEEALKQVKEELGQKHDLLVNGERIRTDEQIVSTNPANTKQVVGSVSKANKDIAEKAVQSAAEAFKSWKKWDPRARAELLFRAASIIRRRKHEFSAYLVYEVGKPWKEADADTAEAIDFLEYYGRQMIELKDGKPVESRPGEQNRYIYTSTGVAVVIPPWNLAFAIMAGTAVAPLVTGSTVVMKPASNSPVIAAKFVEVLEEAGLPKGVLNFVPGSGGEVGDYLVDHPKTALISFTGSRDVGTRIIKRAAEIQEGQNHLKQVIAEMGGKDTVVVDSNANLETAAEAIVVSAFGFSGQKCSSGSRAVVHEDVYDELLDMVAKRTKELTVGDASQGNVYMGPVVDQSAFDKVMSYIEIGKEEGRLVTGGKGDDSKGYFIEPTIFADLAPDSRMQQEEIFGPVVCFTKAKDFDEAIEIANNTEYGLTGAVISDNREHLEQAKYDFHVGNLYFNRNCTGAIVGYQPFGGFKMSGTDSKAGGPDYLALHMQAKTISEMY
- a CDS encoding PucR family transcriptional regulator codes for the protein MEAKQLILQVEDIHKATELISSKLRKPVIIENKNFELISYSSSIDEFDQTQQKTILSKKCPIFIIDRLKKEGIVQRLESHPDPIRVHPIEELGFHQRVVVAAKHLGHTMGYIWVQESDHLLKDEELSFLEEITPHLGKLIYDVYERINAKEGKREELLWKLLHHEYGSESQVRHDASLAKLTLPERFSVVVFSLATPQHKYMLDYLEKTIYQSSSKKQIHYLKTEFQMILVLYGETGEEFSSRNLAREIIEEVKNEAGEDPFYNFLIGVGKEYTTLDYLRKSFLEALEVIEIANFITPRPESMPREFTKLGIYRYLATLYEKNSSEDYYSDDLLTLIQNDTEKQTDLLRTLEVYLANNGKGKQTANQLFIHPNTLNYRIKKIQELTTIDFNDFNMKTYLYTELLLLNNVEAYYQRYRDAL
- a CDS encoding aryl-sulfate sulfotransferase produces the protein MKKIGITIFGLAMIVRAILIFLEMNEDQRVGGGTRTVSADTELINEQDSIENVINTTYSQRNYNFNDPLVIPDPYGIAPLTALVKFETEEPLEITVTVNGKEDAADISETFSGYEKSHEIPVLGLYPDYENTVMIEGKREDGTVITKGLTINTDPLPEDFLTTELIEADREKMENGLTFIIPSSMYAYAVDSNADVRWYSTLPNSHVFKRMENSNLIFLTEKTDKYNQLVEMNMLGQVSNAYVVEHSNYEGWGVIHHDVIELPGGNLLATTHDTSQYIEDEMIEIDRQSGDLVDQLNMRNILPEDFYQEYDGPSEEDGDWFHQNAIWYDELEGDILVSSRHQSTVLEMSYPEGEIDWILAAHEGWPEDYQQYLLEPVGQNFKFPGGPHAVMTLPDQDNNEATKDILLFDNNIAITRGDESVSEEYSRGVQYRINTQEMTVKEIWAYGEQRGKSFYSSIVSDANFLSETGNRLITSGYTNGKDGNMRSIIVEVTDEKPAQVVYELKVTGFEKGSHRQIYRSERMPLYPEGWNFRLGQKD